A window from Phaeocystidibacter marisrubri encodes these proteins:
- a CDS encoding leucyl aminopeptidase family protein: MTLHHTSAAADSPVAFAASTSKELINRFGSSVESFIQAHTNKSLKGWVALPVSGVMHYGLILDAKLTGPAQREAVRRAGATLAGILNSSKEKSVSIEGEFVSDLAEGCALANYKYTELFSAPESVKNALVDIHVPGLSESDFSELDVRVSATTIARTLVNTPVLQLNAEKLAYTAKQLGEECGFRVEIFNKKKIEALKMGGLLGVNKGSIDPPTFSILEYKPEKARNSKPIVLVGKGVTYDTGGLSLKPSSAMDTMKSDMGGAAAVIGTLVAVAKAKLDVHVVGLVPSTDNRPGGNAITPGDVITMYDGTTVEVLNTDAEGRLILADALHYAKKFNPSLVIDLATLTGAAARAIGSQGIIAMGTADKKVFDGLTDSGNEVHERLAIFPFWDEYNDMLKSDIADLKNIGGPEGGAITAGKFLAHFTDYPYVHFDIAGPAFLSKPDAYRTKGGTGVGVRILFDYLKNRA; encoded by the coding sequence ACCTCTGCTGCGGCAGATTCTCCTGTTGCCTTTGCAGCATCGACTTCTAAAGAGTTAATCAACCGATTTGGCTCGTCCGTTGAGTCCTTCATTCAAGCCCATACGAATAAGTCGCTAAAAGGGTGGGTTGCTCTTCCTGTTTCAGGTGTGATGCACTATGGCCTTATTCTCGATGCGAAGCTCACAGGCCCCGCTCAGCGCGAAGCCGTTCGCCGGGCAGGTGCAACCTTAGCTGGAATCTTGAATTCATCCAAAGAGAAGAGCGTTTCTATTGAAGGTGAATTTGTTTCAGATTTGGCTGAGGGCTGCGCATTGGCGAATTATAAATACACAGAACTTTTCAGTGCGCCAGAATCCGTAAAGAATGCTTTGGTTGATATTCATGTGCCTGGATTGAGCGAATCTGATTTTTCAGAACTCGATGTACGAGTGAGTGCAACCACCATTGCTCGAACTCTTGTTAATACTCCTGTTCTTCAACTCAATGCTGAAAAACTGGCATACACGGCTAAGCAATTAGGAGAAGAGTGCGGATTCCGAGTGGAGATTTTCAACAAAAAGAAAATTGAAGCGCTCAAAATGGGAGGACTTCTCGGTGTGAACAAGGGGAGTATTGATCCTCCAACTTTTAGCATTTTAGAATACAAGCCGGAGAAAGCACGCAACTCTAAACCTATCGTTTTGGTTGGGAAAGGAGTGACTTACGATACAGGTGGACTTAGCCTGAAGCCGTCAAGTGCCATGGATACGATGAAAAGTGACATGGGGGGCGCTGCCGCAGTCATAGGAACCTTGGTAGCAGTAGCCAAAGCGAAGCTCGATGTTCACGTGGTTGGACTCGTTCCATCTACCGACAACCGTCCGGGTGGAAATGCGATCACCCCTGGGGATGTGATCACCATGTATGACGGAACCACCGTTGAGGTCCTCAATACCGATGCAGAAGGTCGATTGATCCTTGCAGACGCCTTGCATTATGCCAAAAAATTTAACCCGAGCTTGGTGATTGATTTGGCCACTTTGACGGGCGCGGCTGCTCGTGCAATTGGTTCACAGGGAATTATTGCCATGGGTACAGCGGATAAAAAAGTATTCGACGGACTCACCGACAGTGGAAATGAAGTTCACGAGCGACTGGCTATCTTCCCTTTTTGGGATGAATACAACGATATGCTCAAGAGTGACATTGCAGATTTGAAGAACATTGGAGGTCCAGAAGGTGGAGCGATTACCGCAGGAAAATTCCTGGCGCACTTCACAGACTACCCGTACGTACACTTTGATATTGCAGGTCCAGCATTCTTGTCAAAACCCGACGCATACAGAACCAAAGGAGGTACCGGAGTTGGAGTTCGTATCTTGTTTGACTATCTAAAGAATAGAGCATGA